The genomic region GACTTGTCCGCGGGAAAGGCCTGGTCGACGTCCAGTCCGAACGCCGCCAAATGCATCCGCCAGATAGCGTCCTTTTGCTCTCTCCCTGGCAGATCGAGAAAGAAAACGGCGTCGAAACGCTCGGCCCGGGCAAACTCCGGCGGCAGCTTGGAAATGTCATTCGCCGTCAAAACGACAAACGTATCGCTCGTTCGATCGTTCAGCCACGACAACAGCGTTCCAAACATTCGTGACGAAACGCCGCTGTCCGACTGACCTGAACCGGCGACGCCGCTCAGCCCTTTCTCAAATTCGTCGACATAAACCACAGACGGTTGCATGGCGTCGATCGTCTCCAAGGCTCGGCGGGTTCGCTCCTCGGTCTGTCCGACAATTCCCCCCATCAATGCGCCGATATCGAGTGAAATCGTCGGCCGTCCGACTTCGTTCCCCAGCGCTTTGGCGAAGGCGCTCTTCCCCGTTCCCGGTACGCCCAGCAACAAGATGCCTTTTGGCATCGCAGCGGAAACGCCTGCGGAGCGATTCCGAAGTGCGCGCAGACAGAACTGCTTTAACGCCGTCAGTCCTCCTAGTTCCGCGAACGCCTCGCCGCCACGGTGCAGCTTCAAGAGGCCATTCTTGAGCAGCGTCTGCGCCTTCAGTCGCCAAACGACGGACGGTTCGATCCGACCATGACGAACGAGCGCCAAACTGAAGGCGCCCTCCGCTTCAAAGCGGGTCAAGCCGCTCGCGGCATCCAAGGTGCGTTGCAGCGTTTCACCTTCGGGCATTTCTCCTGGTTCGGTGCCAATCGCCGCGGCGATCTCCTCCAGTTGCTGGCGATCGGGGAGCGGATGCGGCAGTTCCACGAAGAGCCGCTCCAGCTCAATCGGAACCTGATATGTGGGGGAAAGGATGACAACGAATGCGCGGCGATTCTTTCCCTCTTGGACTTGCCGCGCGATCGATTGAACCACTTCCACCGAGCCGAGAAAGCGATGAAAGTTCGCCAGGACCAACAGCGTCGGTCGCTCGCCGTCTGCCAACGCACTCAGCGACCGAATCGCCGCTAGCGGATCTTGAGCGGAAAACTGGCTTTCCGCGTTCGACTCACCAGCACAGCGAAGTCCCCGTTCGATGTCCCAGGTCGCCAACTTCCACGCTTCCGCGCGACAGAGTTGAGCAATTTCCTGGATCGCGTCGTCATGCTCGTCGCTCCGAATCCAAATGCCGGCGCAGCACGCGCGTACCATCTCCGACAATTGTTGAGTTAACCTCATGAGATTCCTCGTCTTAGAATTTTGAAAACAGATTTCGCTTCGCCGTGATCTTGGCGTGAGCGTTATTCGCCTTGGTAGAGATGGGCGTTTTCCTGGGTACTGACCTGATGAAATTCAGCAGTCAGTTCTTCGGATGTCGTTCGTCCAAGAGCCTTCTCCAGGAACCGGCTCGCGATGCGACATTCGTCGCCGACAAAACCATGCGTTTCGACGCGCGACGTACCATCTGCGGCGACGAGGACTACGATTGTTTTCACTGGGCCCCTCCCGCTTGAATGGTCAGCTTGATTCCGCCGTCGGCCAGCAGCTGTTCGTGAACCGCGTGCCCCGCTTTGCGGGCTTCCAGTTTCGCCTTTTCGACCGCGTACCCCTGCAGGAACCGATCGAGTTCAGCCTGCTTACCCAAACGCCCTTGAAAATTGTCAAACTCGATCCGGCCGGTAGTGACGTCGGCCACCACGGGATACCGCCAATCGGGAAGTTGAACCGCCCAGCCGGTCTTTGTTGCGCTGTAAAGGCGCACCTCGCCGAAAATGGGCTCCGGTAATTTCAGTCGGTGCGTCGCCAGGCGAATCGCCTCGACATCCCGCACTTCCGTATGAATGTGAACTATGTGAGACATACGTACTCCTTCAAGAAACAAAAGAGCCCCGAGACGCGCGACTGGCGCCTCGGGGCCGAAATACCACCTACTGGAGATCTCGCAGCACCTGCATGAACGCCGCGTACTGCTAATTCCCTCCACTACCTGTTATGACACGAAATCGTCCAGAATTTATCGCGATCGACGCCGCCGACTTCGTCGCATTCTCCAGCCGCAATGCAGCCCGAGAAAACGGCAGAGCCAGATCAGAAAAAGCGCCACGCTGCCAGCCAACAACCAAGCCAGCTTCCCCTGGAGCGTGTCGGTCAACTGCTTTGTCGGCAGTGACAGTAAACCTGACTTGGACATCAGGGTGGGAACGCCTGCTTCGTCAAATGCGATCTCATCGCCGCCGAGAATGCGATCGGAATTCGGTAGAAACAGAGCCAAGAAGGTCGCGGATCCAATCGTCTTGCCTGGGTTCTTCTCAATGAAGTTTCCCAGCCAGGCGAAGAACCGCCGCGGATCGGCGGCAACGACCTGCTGCAGTTCGTTTCGCTGGGCAAGTGGGATCTCCGCGAGATCATCCAGGTACTTTCCCAGAGCGATCGCCT from Blastopirellula sediminis harbors:
- a CDS encoding DUF1257 domain-containing protein, encoding MSHIVHIHTEVRDVEAIRLATHRLKLPEPIFGEVRLYSATKTGWAVQLPDWRYPVVADVTTGRIEFDNFQGRLGKQAELDRFLQGYAVEKAKLEARKAGHAVHEQLLADGGIKLTIQAGGAQ
- a CDS encoding DUF2997 domain-containing protein, whose amino-acid sequence is MKTIVVLVAADGTSRVETHGFVGDECRIASRFLEKALGRTTSEELTAEFHQVSTQENAHLYQGE
- a CDS encoding AAA family ATPase — translated: MRLTQQLSEMVRACCAGIWIRSDEHDDAIQEIAQLCRAEAWKLATWDIERGLRCAGESNAESQFSAQDPLAAIRSLSALADGERPTLLVLANFHRFLGSVEVVQSIARQVQEGKNRRAFVVILSPTYQVPIELERLFVELPHPLPDRQQLEEIAAAIGTEPGEMPEGETLQRTLDAASGLTRFEAEGAFSLALVRHGRIEPSVVWRLKAQTLLKNGLLKLHRGGEAFAELGGLTALKQFCLRALRNRSAGVSAAMPKGILLLGVPGTGKSAFAKALGNEVGRPTISLDIGALMGGIVGQTEERTRRALETIDAMQPSVVYVDEFEKGLSGVAGSGQSDSGVSSRMFGTLLSWLNDRTSDTFVVLTANDISKLPPEFARAERFDAVFFLDLPGREQKDAIWRMHLAAFGLDVDQAFPADKS